Proteins co-encoded in one uncultured Bacteroides sp. genomic window:
- a CDS encoding TlpA disulfide reductase family protein, translating into MGITQVSAQQKDKPADQKVAADVRGYIVKVGDVAPDFEMTLTDGKKIKLSQFRGKVVMLQFTASWCSVCRKEMPFIESDIWQKNKDNKDFVLMAIDRDEPLKTVLGFKEQTKITYSLGLDPKANIFAKYADREAGITRNVLIDRNGKIVKMTRLYNEEEFAGLVKEIEKELKAK; encoded by the coding sequence ATGGGAATAACTCAGGTAAGTGCTCAGCAAAAGGATAAACCGGCAGACCAGAAGGTTGCTGCAGATGTGAGAGGTTACATAGTAAAGGTGGGTGATGTTGCTCCCGATTTTGAAATGACTCTTACTGATGGTAAGAAGATAAAGCTGTCTCAGTTCAGGGGAAAAGTGGTGATGCTGCAGTTTACTGCCAGCTGGTGTAGTGTTTGCCGCAAGGAGATGCCTTTCATTGAGAGTGATATCTGGCAGAAGAACAAAGATAACAAGGATTTTGTGCTGATGGCTATTGATCGTGACGAACCACTGAAGACTGTTCTTGGCTTTAAGGAGCAGACAAAGATTACTTATTCGCTGGGGTTAGACCCCAAAGCCAATATCTTTGCCAAATATGCTGATCGTGAAGCTGGCATTACCCGCAATGTGCTTATCGACAGAAATGGAAAGATTGTGAAGATGACTCGTTTGTATAATGAAGAAGAGTTTGCCGGACTGGTGAAAGAAATTGAAAAAGAACTGAAAGCAAAATAA
- a CDS encoding energy transducer TonB: protein MNKIDNVYRYMCCLLFFVIVISQVIAQGNETGLKNDSITLENMFPTDREPEQFAQYPGGDVALLRFIKTNLNYPEQSRPFGTHGKVYVRFIVSENGDVKDPRIIRSPLDVYCNKEALRIIKIMPKWIPAKTNGANVPMKFVIPIEFIAPKKIK from the coding sequence ATGAATAAAATAGATAATGTATATAGGTATATGTGTTGTTTGTTATTCTTTGTAATTGTAATTAGTCAGGTTATAGCTCAGGGAAATGAAACTGGTTTAAAAAACGATTCAATAACTCTTGAGAATATGTTTCCAACAGATCGCGAACCGGAACAATTTGCTCAATATCCGGGAGGAGATGTTGCATTGCTCAGGTTTATTAAAACGAACTTAAATTATCCGGAGCAATCAAGACCCTTTGGTACTCATGGGAAAGTCTATGTACGCTTTATCGTTTCAGAAAATGGAGATGTGAAAGATCCCCGGATAATACGTTCTCCGCTTGATGTTTATTGCAACAAAGAGGCTCTTAGGATAATAAAGATAATGCCAAAATGGATACCGGCCAAAACCAATGGGGCGAATGTTCCTATGAAATTTGTAATTCCAATTGAATTTATTGCCCCAAAGAAAATAAAGTAG